A single window of Zea mays cultivar B73 chromosome 10, Zm-B73-REFERENCE-NAM-5.0, whole genome shotgun sequence DNA harbors:
- the LOC100384407 gene encoding uncharacterized protein LOC100384407 encodes MPCTRQTRLPFAHLQRQPILSFPTSGRRPHLPWRPSSARHPSQRASPSCWTHVLAPRVAVRRAHPILASPWPQSVPPRAPSLSGRRHRRPSTSGSLSRSTSLTPATTVKSPTPRLCASSIPSRCSSSSPHRRAECLGARQPVVREPQCSTMPQQVFGDMRKPNSVVKFMVSSRI; translated from the coding sequence ATGCCGTGCACTCGCCAGACTCGCCTTCCCTTTGCCCATCTTCAACGCCAGCCGATCCTCTCCTTCCCCACCTCAGGCCGACGGCCTCACCTTCCTTGGCGCCCAAGCTCTGCTCGGCACCCATCCCAGCGCGCGTCACCCTCTTGCTGGACGCACGTCCTCGCTCCTCGTGTCGCAGTTCGTCGAGCTCATCCCATACTCGCCTCGCCATGGCCACAGTCCGTGCCTCCTCGAGCTCCCTCCCTGTCCGGCCGTCGACATCGCCGACCATCGACGTCTGGCTCCTTGTCTCGCTCCACCAGTCTAACCCCGGCGACCACGGTCAAGTCCCCGACTCCTCGTCTCTGTGCGTCGTCGATCCCTTCACGGTGCTCGTCGTCGTCTCCTCATCGCCGTGCCGAATGTCTCGGAGCCCGCCAGCCTGTCGTTAGAGAACCACAGTGCAGTACGATGCCCCAGCAGGTGTTCGGTGATATGCGCAAGCCGAACAGCGTCGTCAAATTCATGGTTTCAAGTCGGATTTAG